ATAGTCAAAAAAATTAAAAGATGATAGAAGATTAAACTCCTATCATCTTTTAATTAATTATTTATTTTCTTTTACAAAGAAAGTTAAAACGATACCTAGTACAAAACCGATTAATGCAAAGTCTAACCATGCAAAATCTGCAGGTACTGGTAAGAATTTAACTTTTGCTAATAAATTATCAACAGCTGGTACTGCTAATTTAAATGTTGAAATTACAGTTGTATATAAACTAAATAATCCTGTAAATAATACTGTAGTTACATAAACAACTCTCTTTCCACCGAAGAAATTATTTAAGAATCCTAATAGGATTAATACCATTGTTAATGGGTATAATAAAACTAGTACTGGTACTGCTCCTTGAATGATTGCAGCTAATCCATAGTTACCTACTGCAAATGAGAATAAAGTAAGTGCAATAGCATAAGTTTTATAGCTAACTTTATCATATAATCTTACGAAATATGAAGAACAAGCTGTTACTAATCCTACACTTGTTGTTAGACAAGCTAAGAATACAATAACGAATAATAATAATTTACCAACATTACCGAAGTAATACGTTGTTGCTCCAGTTAATACTCCTGCACCTGTTTTTTGTAATCCTAATACTGAAACAGATGTAGCTCCAATATTTGAAATGAATACATAAACTAAAGCTAGTAATACAGCTGCAATAATTGCTGATTTTGCTGTGTTGTTAAACACTTCTTTCTTAGTTTTAGCTCCGTATAGTTTTACAGAGTTAATAACGATAATACCAAATACTAATGATGCCAATGCATCCATAGTATTGTATCCTTCCATTAAACCATTTGTAAATGCTAATGAAGTAGTAGCATATGTTTTAGTAGGTTCTTGAGCTACACCCATAGGTTTAACTAATGATGCAATAATTAACACA
This is a stretch of genomic DNA from Gemella haemolysans. It encodes these proteins:
- the brnQ gene encoding branched-chain amino acid transport system II carrier protein, with the protein product MLKFLKKNPYISIGLMLFALFFGAGNLIFPAFLGQNAGTNLSTAMIGFIIMGVGLPLLGVIVMGYSGAEDLLDLSSRAGKGFGIAFTTLLYLTIGPFFAIPRTGTTTYELGLSSFVAPENTTIAQAIFLALFMGLTLWLAISPNKLVDRIGTVITPVLLLSMVVLIIASLVKPMGVAQEPTKTYATTSLAFTNGLMEGYNTMDALASLVFGIIVINSVKLYGAKTKKEVFNNTAKSAIIAAVLLALVYVFISNIGATSVSVLGLQKTGAGVLTGATTYYFGNVGKLLLFVIVFLACLTTSVGLVTACSSYFVRLYDKVSYKTYAIALTLFSFAVGNYGLAAIIQGAVPVLVLLYPLTMVLILLGFLNNFFGGKRVVYVTTVLFTGLFSLYTTVISTFKLAVPAVDNLLAKVKFLPVPADFAWLDFALIGFVLGIVLTFFVKENK